The Sporosarcina sp. 6E9 genome segment TTGTAGCGTTCAAAATACCTGTAATATTCGTTGGATTAGGAACCACTAAATAATGCAAATCAAGACCGATGTTTGTTAGAAATGACATCTGTTGTTGAAATGGAATTATTTTTTCATCATCTTCTAAGAAATCATAATTGAATCCCTCTATTTTATAATAAGCCCATACTGTCCCGTCATGTGCAAATACTAGATTGTTTTCTATATGCTTAACAGGAAACTCAATTTTCAATGTGTACCACTTCCTTCATAATTTATTGGAACAATAGATGCTCCGAATTAGTAGGGGTTTGTCAGCCCTTCGGCTCCGTTGCTACTTCTGGATCTAAGGGTTCAAAGGGCTAGTGTTAATGACCGAATATCAGAGTGATGCCTAGTAAAAATGTGAAAAGAACAGCAACACTAATTACCACAAGAGGGGTTCGATTTGTTCGTGCTTTAGTTTTTTTGGGATTCGTTTCTCTTTGCAATTGTTCCGTTTCTATTTCCAGCAGTTTTTCATCATCCACTTGCTTAACCACCTCGGTTTCATTACTTTTATAACCGACTTGTTTTTCACTAGCTACTTCCCCCCTATTTGAAATTCGATTTATATAGTCAATGGCATTCTTTCGTTTTTCTTCAACCTCTGTTGCAATAGATATGTCCTCACCCACCGGATGAACATATTCATTAAAGGTAAAGTAATTATGAAATTGGTAATCCTTTTCTTTCTCCACTTCTCTACCTCTATAAATCGTGCTATCTT includes the following:
- a CDS encoding TcpE family conjugal transfer membrane protein produces the protein MLNNFIRFERQLYQIFGLELGRPIRLKAVMYFFVITIVEATIYLTPGIGRLINWIPVGILILIPIGLAWLLADVGTEGRSPVHFFRSFILYQARKIKDSTIYRGREVEKEKDYQFHNYFTFNEYVHPVGEDISIATEVEEKRKNAIDYINRISNRGEVASEKQVGYKSNETEVVKQVDDEKLLEIETEQLQRETNPKKTKARTNRTPLVVISVAVLFTFLLGITLIFGH